The genomic interval ATATAACTTCGATGGAGTTCATAGTTTTGGAGTAAAAATAAGTATGTAGCACCATATAAATATTATTTATAATTTTTATTTAAAGAGTCCCAAATTTTTGGGATTCTTTTTTTATTTAGAGGTATTATTTAAGTGAATATCAAATTATTTTTATTAATCTGATTTGCCTCATATTGAAGAATTTATAAATAAAAGTTTCACAGAAAAAAAATAAACTAAATAATAATAATAATTACAGATTACTAAATCATAATTACCTGTCTGTTGATCAGACAGGTTTTTAGCATTTTAGTATAAAAGGATGAAAAAATGGGAAAAGTAAATTATTTAACAGAAGATGGAATAAAAAAACTTAAAGAAGAAATTGAGTATTTAAAAAGTGTTGAGAGATTAAAAATTTCGAAACAAATTGCAGAAGCCAGAGATAAAGGAGATCTTTCAGAAAATGCTGAATATGATGCAGCCAAAGAAGCACAAGGTTTATTAGAACTGAAAATTTCTAAAATCGAAGAAATATTTGCAAATTCAAGAATAATAGATGAATCGAAACTTGATTTTTCAAAAGTTCAGATATTATCAAAAGTGAAAATGAAAAATAAAAAAAATAATGCAATTATGGAATATTCTATTGTTGCAGAAAGTGAAGCCGATTTTAAATCAGGAAAAATTTCAATAAATACTCCAATTGCAAAAGGATTATTGGGGAAAAAAGTTGGTGATGTTGTTAATATAAAAGTTCCATCAGGTACTGTTTCATTTGAAATAATTGAAATATCTAAATATTAGGTACTACTGCGAATTTAGTGGAAGATTGAAAATGCTAAAATGCTTAAATGCTAAAATAAATATACTACAATCTTATGCTTATGAGCTACAACTCGTTGAAAACTAACGAAAACACCACTTGTAGTGTATGTGAGATTAAAAAACATAACTAAATCGCATAAGTTAATTATTACATAATTGATTGTTTACAGTATTTAAGCATTTTATCATTACATTCAAATTATTATGGATGTCTAAAAAATAACTCGTACCAATAAAATGGTAGTAGAACCAAATATTAAATATTATTATTATGGGAAGCATTTTTACAAAAATAATTAACGGGGAAATTCCTTGTTATAAAATTGCAGAGAATGAGAATTATTTTGCTTTTTTAGATATTAATCCAATAGCAAAAGGACATACTTTAGTTGTTCCTAAAAAGGAAATTGATTATATATTTGATTTGGATGACGACACCTTAGGAGGATTAAATATATTTTGTAAAAAAGTTGCAAAGGCAATAGAAAAAATCGTTGATTGTGAAAGAATAGGTGTAGTAGTGATAGGTCTTGAAGTGCCACACACTCATGTACATTTAATACCAATTAATTATATTGAAGATATAAACTTTTCAAAGCCCAAATTAAAATTTTCAGATACTGAATTTTCTGATACTGCTGAGAAAATACGAAAATCATTTTAATAATTTACCGGGATTTTTATTTATATAATCTTTCCAGCTTTTAGCTCCTGAATTTGGAGTGATTATTTTATTTTGATACAAATGACATAAAGCAACAGCTAATCCGTCAGTAGCATCTAATTTTGCTGGTAGTTCTTTTATATCAAGTAATTTTTGTAAAAATCTGGCAACCTGTTCTTTTGAAGCATTTCCATTACCTGTTATTGCAAGTTTAATTTTTCGTGGAGCATATTCAAAAATTGGAATTGACCTGTTTAGTGCAGCAGCAATTGCTACCCCTTGGGCTCTTCCTAATTTTAGCATAGATTGTACATTTTTGCCGTAAAATGGAGCTTCAATAGCTAATTCGTCAGGATGATACTGTTCAATTAATTGTATTGTCCTATCGAAAATCTTTTGAAGTTTTATATAGTGGTTAGAATATTTATATAATTCAATTATTCCAAAGCTAAGTATATTAACACTTCCTGAATTTGATTTAATTATTCCATAACCCATGATAGTAGTACCAGGGTCAATTCCTAATATGATTCTTTCTTTATGCAATTAATAATTGTAATTAAAATTTTTTACTATAAATGTTATTTATTAATATTTTATGGGCATTCATAAATAAAATACATTTAATTTTTAATTCAGAATAGTTATTATAAAGTATTATTAAGCAAGTTCCCGGAATAAACTAATTTGGCTAAATGCTTATTAGACAATAATTTATTCATTAATTCAACATGCATCATAAAATGTACATCTGTACCAAGAAATTCAACCATATTGTTTTCAATTAACTTCTCAGCAATTTTTTTTGCCTGTAATGAATACTCACCAATTAATGAATTTACATTGATTTGAAAAAGAACCCCCCTATCTTTTAGTTCAATATATTTGTTAAA from Bacteroidales bacterium carries:
- the greA gene encoding transcription elongation factor GreA; protein product: MGKVNYLTEDGIKKLKEEIEYLKSVERLKISKQIAEARDKGDLSENAEYDAAKEAQGLLELKISKIEEIFANSRIIDESKLDFSKVQILSKVKMKNKKNNAIMEYSIVAESEADFKSGKISINTPIAKGLLGKKVGDVVNIKVPSGTVSFEIIEISKY
- a CDS encoding HIT family protein, yielding MGSIFTKIINGEIPCYKIAENENYFAFLDINPIAKGHTLVVPKKEIDYIFDLDDDTLGGLNIFCKKVAKAIEKIVDCERIGVVVIGLEVPHTHVHLIPINYIEDINFSKPKLKFSDTEFSDTAEKIRKSF
- the ruvC gene encoding crossover junction endodeoxyribonuclease RuvC; this translates as MHKERIILGIDPGTTIMGYGIIKSNSGSVNILSFGIIELYKYSNHYIKLQKIFDRTIQLIEQYHPDELAIEAPFYGKNVQSMLKLGRAQGVAIAAALNRSIPIFEYAPRKIKLAITGNGNASKEQVARFLQKLLDIKELPAKLDATDGLAVALCHLYQNKIITPNSGAKSWKDYINKNPGKLLK